From bacterium:
GTAATAGTCGGAATAACTATAGCATTCTTTGTTCTGGTTACTACGGTTGTCCCTAAGTTTGCAAGTGTTTTCGCAGCTTCTAAAGTAGCACTCCCATTGCCTACCAGGATTTTGATAGGTATAGATTATGGCATCCGCCACTATTGGTTCTATATTGTCCCGTCTATTCTCTTTTTGGCATTCGGCCTCTGGAAATATATCCAGACAGAACGAGGGAGGTATCAGTGGGACTGGATCAAGCTTAAACTTCCTATATTCGGTCCCCTTTCCACCAAGACTGCTGCGTCCAGATTCGCCCAGACGCTGGCTACCTTAAACAGGTCTGGACTGCCTATCCTTAAAACTCTGGATATAGTAGGAACAACTGTGGGAAATGTTGTTATAGCTGAAGAAATAAATAAGTTAAGCGCCTCAGTTACGGAAGGAAAAGGACTTGCTGAGCCGCTTCTAGAAGGCAAGTTTTTTCCGCCTCTTGTTTCTCATATGGTAGCTATAGGCGAGCGGTCCGGGCATCTTGACGAAATGCTGGATTCTCTCCAGCAGCACTACGACCAGGAGATTAACTCTATGGTTAAAAACTTAACCACTCTGATTGAGCCCATACTCACTG
This genomic window contains:
- a CDS encoding type II secretion system F family protein is translated as MPTYQYRARNKEGEIVTGRLDTDSEPQVIAQLEALGNLPITVSLVKKKEGPKFKFSLGGKIKGKTLVVFTRQLATMIRAGVPIIASLNTLIAESENEKFKEILREINMAIQEGSPFSRALSLHPKVFTKLYISTVLSGEAGGTLDVSLNRLAALLEHESEIQANIKAATRYPIIVIVGITIAFFVLVTTVVPKFASVFAASKVALPLPTRILIGIDYGIRHYWFYIVPSILFLAFGLWKYIQTERGRYQWDWIKLKLPIFGPLSTKTAASRFAQTLATLNRSGLPILKTLDIVGTTVGNVVIAEEINKLSASVTEGKGLAEPLLEGKFFPPLVSHMVAIGERSGHLDEMLDSLQQHYDQEINSMVKNLTTLIEPILTVALGVIVLFIAMGIFLPMWNLASAVK